CTTGAAGAAAGGAGTTGATGCCGAGAGCATGGAGGAGTTGTACAAGAAGGTTCATGCAGCCATCCGCGCTGATCCTAACCCAAAGAAGACTGAGAAACCTGCTCCCAAGGCACACAAGAggtaaaacattttattatttcttgttAAAAACATTGTTGTTGGATCGTTCTCTGTCTCAAAttgtgttttgatttgttaACAACAGGTACAATTTGAAGAAGTTGACCTATGAAGAAAGGAAGAACAAGTTGATTGAGAGAGTTAAGGCATTGAATGGAGCAGCTGGTGGTGAGGACgatgatgaggaggacgaagaGTAAATCAGTGCAACTCTTTTCGTCTCATGATGTTGTCTCTTGTAGCTTTTTACTGTTTTGAGCTTAAAGCCTcttttattctattttcaaGACTAAAACACTCAGTTTTTGTTTTCACATTTGAATTGGGTTATCTGAGGATTTacttcttttttccttttaagaAGTTATTATCGTCTTATAATTCACAGAAATTTTGCAATTTGTTGGTAAAGTGCTTCACAACACACAGATGCAATAGTTGAAATCAATACTGAACCAGACGGTCAATTATTCCCCTAAATCACGACCATATATGATTTAACCAGGATACTTATCGCTGAGTTTGAAGAAACCAGTTTCAAACCAGCTGGGGAAAAGGTTACCAAGCCAGCCAAAATTAATGATCAGAGAGCTGAGGCGAAGTGAATCCAAAATGCAAGAAGTTTGGGTGGAACACCTTTCAAAATGTTTGCTTAATGATCGTGAAAAATTAGTGGACTGCAGAGTCTTGCAACTTGTTTCAACAGATagaaagcaaaaagaaaaaaagaatgttTTCTTCTACAGTATGTATGACAAACAACAGTTTATACAATTTGGATGGTCTCAACTTGAGATTACCTCAAACAACAGTGACTCTATCTGGCAAGACATGTTTCTATCAGTGAGAAAGATATATGTTTCTGTTCATTCATCTACCCAACTTGTTGAAAAACTTATTTCATACAATAGTTTAAAGGGACTTCCTTAACACTCATAAATTTCAACTACGCACAAGCACCACCATTTTCAGTGAGTTTCATAGGAAAACACAGTTACATAAGGAACATCCATGTAACAACAAAGCCAGTATTGAGAGAGTTAGAAATCTTCAACACAAAACTTTCACGTATCCATGCAATTTATTTATACAGTAAATAATGGTGGAATGATCACCATAGAATGGTATAATGGGTTATACAATTCCGGAAAAAAACCGGAAGTGTCAGTCTTTGTCGGTCTCAGATGAGGCAGCCTTTCCGGAATACTTGTTGCGCCAAACCTGTTTGTTCTTCTCGATAGTGTTATGGTTATGAGAAAATTCAGTAAGCCCTTGTCTGAGTGCTCCAAGTGTAACCCCATCACCCACCAAGATGCTTGTCACTCCCATTTTAGAAacctgtttaaaaaaaaacaccaaaagaaTAATTAATCATATCAAGCAAACGCGATGTAAAGCTCGAGGAAGCACAAAACGtagtttgtttttaatttattaactGATTTAATGTTTCTGTCCTCATCATCGAAGAAGAGCATGTCAGTAAACGGCACCCCTGTCCTTGTGTGTATCTTTTGAAAATGCTCCGTCTTGTGAGTCCAACTCGAGAATATTTCCTGAAACAGTCCCCAAAATAGAATTCAAATTTCGGGACAAAGAAAATGATTTGCTAACACAGTGAAACACTACCTTGGCGACGAACATGGACTTAATATTCAATTTGTCAATGAAAGTGTTGGCGATGTCTGAAGTGGGAGATCTGGAAGCAATCGCCATTTGAATTCCTTTCGCTTTCAGAGCACTCACTATACCCTTTGCTTGTGGATACAAAGACGGCATTTCTCGTTTAGAACGACATTCACTGGTAAGAGGAAAACAAACGAACTTTGTGATATCTTTCCAGATTGTTCCTCATTCCAACAAATGTTCTAATAATTCCCAAAATTAAATCATTCGAGACTACAGTTACAATGTTTTTTTAACCCAAACCCAAAATCACACGGACAGTTGATATGTGTTTTGAATTGATGAATCAAATTAGAGAGAAAGGTTACCAGTAGAAAGGCCAGAGAGTATAATCGAGATCAAAAACGACAAGTCTCGGAAGGATCTGAAACATTCCAATGATCTGCATCGCTTCATCTCTAACCTTTTCGTCCGCCATCTTTCTGGGATAACGGAGACAGACTGCGCCTTCTTACAAAGCCCAAAAGGtcaaaaggtttttttttgccGGTTCTTACAGTAAAGACCCTCATGTATTAGTAAAATTATGTATAGTAAGCAGGACTTTAGAGAATTGATTTTGCATCCCTGACAACATAGCTACAAAAAGATTGTGTTCAAATCTCTTTTGcatttttttgggtaaaatattgaattttatgagaaattgttagaaatataagTTAATTActacttttcaaaaataccacaaataaaaaaaaatattaatatttggatTTAAATTTTGGTAATTATTGTGTAGGGTTTAggaaataaaatgaaattgtTAGAAACATAAGTTAATTACTCTCCAATCtaattccatttttttcttataaaataaaatgaagtatGAAATAAGAAATGATCTAATGCAActctatattttactctatgccaaaaaaactctatattttattctataatgaAGTTTACTACATAAATAGAATAATCTATCTTTGTTTGTTCATTATTCTATTATGGAATAATATATGGAGTTGGGTTAAAATAAtttcactctatttttttcttttattctattttaaaagaaaaaaagaaaatttacattGGAAATG
This is a stretch of genomic DNA from Raphanus sativus cultivar WK10039 unplaced genomic scaffold, ASM80110v3 Scaffold1806, whole genome shotgun sequence. It encodes these proteins:
- the LOC108828308 gene encoding uncharacterized protein LOC108828308: MADEKVRDEAMQIIGMFQILPRLVVFDLDYTLWPFYCECRSKREMPSLYPQAKGIVSALKAKGIQMAIASRSPTSDIANTFIDKLNIKSMFVAKEIFSSWTHKTEHFQKIHTRTGVPFTDMLFFDDEDRNIKSVSKMGVTSILVGDGVTLGALRQGLTEFSHNHNTIEKNKQVWRNKYSGKAASSETDKD